The following are from one region of the Kineosporia sp. NBRC 101731 genome:
- a CDS encoding NAD(P)H-dependent oxidoreductase produces the protein MTLLRIDASILGPNSASSELADLVLAAWTAERPDEQVATRHLGSDPLPSDAWATAVMAGYTPEDARSDAQKSAVALAQELHAELVNADHVVLAFPLYNWGVSQHVKTWIDLVIAGANPGDRILEGKPVVLLVTRGGNYSPGTPKEGWDHSVGYLTRVLKEVWGANLTVVEREFTLVGVNPALDQFAEIGAQLKKDAHEAATAAGKSLAAS, from the coding sequence ATGACCCTTCTGCGCATCGACGCGAGCATCCTCGGCCCCAACTCGGCCAGCAGCGAACTGGCCGACCTGGTGCTGGCCGCCTGGACCGCAGAACGCCCCGACGAGCAGGTCGCCACCCGCCACCTCGGCTCCGACCCCCTGCCCTCCGACGCCTGGGCCACCGCCGTCATGGCCGGCTACACCCCCGAGGACGCCCGCAGCGATGCCCAGAAGTCCGCCGTGGCCCTGGCCCAGGAGCTGCACGCCGAGCTGGTGAACGCCGACCACGTCGTCCTGGCCTTCCCCCTCTACAACTGGGGCGTCTCCCAGCACGTCAAGACCTGGATCGACCTGGTCATCGCCGGCGCCAACCCCGGTGACCGCATCCTGGAGGGCAAGCCCGTCGTCCTGCTGGTCACCCGCGGCGGCAACTACTCCCCCGGCACCCCCAAGGAAGGCTGGGACCACAGCGTCGGCTACCTGACCCGCGTCCTCAAAGAGGTCTGGGGCGCCAACCTCACCGTCGTGGAGCGCGAATTCACCCTCGTGGGCGTCAACCCCGCCCTGGACCAGTTCGCCGAGATCGGCGCCCAGCTGAAGAAGGACGCCCACGAGGCCGCCACCGCGGCCGGCAAGTCCCTCGCCGCCAGCTGA
- a CDS encoding MarR family transcriptional regulator — MSDDTPWLTPEQTYRWMHVVAASSALPTAIEHQLKRDAGLNFFEYSVLSGLSQAPERAMKMCELAMFSHGSPSRLSHAVSRMERAGWVQRRSCMEGPLRSVEAVLTDAGYDKIVEAAPAHVREARRLVVDALTEQELQQLQHALRKILRVASPPLLDVIDASFANAHPTADAHDTEPTGLC, encoded by the coding sequence GTGAGTGACGACACCCCCTGGCTGACCCCCGAGCAGACCTACCGGTGGATGCACGTGGTCGCGGCCAGCTCGGCGTTACCCACCGCCATCGAGCACCAGCTCAAGCGCGACGCAGGCCTGAACTTCTTCGAGTACTCCGTCCTGTCCGGCCTCTCCCAAGCCCCCGAGCGCGCCATGAAAATGTGCGAACTGGCGATGTTCTCCCACGGCTCCCCCTCCCGTCTGTCCCACGCCGTCAGCCGGATGGAACGCGCCGGCTGGGTCCAGCGCCGCAGCTGCATGGAAGGCCCCCTGCGCTCGGTCGAGGCCGTCCTCACCGACGCCGGGTACGACAAGATCGTCGAGGCCGCCCCCGCCCACGTCCGCGAAGCCCGCCGCCTGGTCGTGGACGCCCTCACCGAGCAGGAGCTCCAGCAACTCCAGCACGCCCTGCGCAAGATCCTGCGCGTCGCATCCCCACCGCTGCTGGACGTCATCGACGCATCGTTCGCGAACGCCCACCCCACCGCCGACGCTCACGACACCGAACCCACCGGCCTCTGCTGA